The Penaeus vannamei isolate JL-2024 chromosome 15, ASM4276789v1, whole genome shotgun sequence genomic interval TTgggcatacacacatctatgcgtacaaacatctatacatacacagatcTATGCGTACAcacctatgcatacacacatccatgcgcacacacatctgtgcaacgggaacaacgaagggaagaataagaaaacatacgaatatgccgaaggtctcTTTCCAAATGCTTCGTCTGGGCATACATGACAAGacgtacatagaggagtatttatacaaatgtacctcttgtcatgtatgccgtgacgaagcattagcgaaaaggccttcggcatattcgcgtgttttcttgcccttcccttcgttgttcctgttgcaatctgttcatcgtgaattccacacacacatctgtgccGACAGACATCTATGCGTATACACCTATGTTTACACATCTctgcatacacacatctatgcgtacatatgcgtacacacatctatgtgtacaCAACTATCGTACAcacatctatgcatacacacatgcgtgcacacatctgcatacatacatatatgcgtacacatatgCGGACACATCTATGCGTACACACACCTATGCGTACATACTTATGcgtacgtatgatatatatatatatatatatatatatatatatatatatatatatatatatatatatatataacatacatatatgtatatttatttattcatttatacgtgGTTCATAGAAGTGGTCAGAAAAACACATTCAAAGATTTTTGCTCGCTATTTTCAAAGACTTTTCAAGGACTTTTTTCAATTCTAATATCACGTTATAATGTAATTTAAAGTTGAACTCATTAAGTCAAATCAACATAGAGAAGGCccgcttttttcattttcatttttcaagtTGTAAGTCCACCTTTATCCCGATTCTTCAAAAAGTTTGGTAGATTCAGAACCAAATTTAAAGACTTTATTAAGAATTACCTCAAATTCaaagatatttacatattttcaagACCTAAAAAAATCACAGACAGCCGGCTACGAAttctgatatttctctctcttttcacatctATTTCTAAACCAAAATATACATGGACTTACCTCAAGTTCAGGAAATAGGGTATTCAGCCTCCAGTCTGTTGGTAAGTTATCCTGCTGCGACTCTGTTGGTGAGTTATCCAGGTCCGACTGTATTTTGAAGTTATACAGGTCCGACTGTATTTTGAAGTTATCCTGCTGCGACTCTGTTGATGAGTTATCCAGGTCCGACTCTGTTGGGTAGTTAACCCGGTCCGACTCTAATGTGTTCCAACTTTTCCGCTTCATGTCTTGGGGTTTGTCTGGGTTCATTTCTCTCAAACGTGTGAGTCAGGAAGGAGCGCCTCCTCGCTCGTCCACGCTCTATCGCGGTTGAAGCCTCACTGATGTGTCAGAGCGAGAGCCGGGAGAATTGTGACCGCCATTCACAAAGTTTCGGTATTTCTTCGACTGTAAATGGTGAAAATAAGTAAAGCAGCTTACCAAGAGGTTGAAGTTGATCCATTATTTTAGGGAAAATGTTTGTTAACACAATAGTATTCTTAATTACATAGTCCTTCGTCATACGCCTGGCACTAACATGTTGCAACACGAATTTTGGTAGCTAACCTCTCCGGTAAGCTCCCAGACATACTTTGGTAGtgagaatagacagaaagaaaatacaaaaccaCATGAATGTAATGTTAATTACGAATACAAAAATGTAAAACCCGAAGAGAGTTAAAACGGCAAAGTCATTACGCTCCATGAgtcagaggtggtggtggtggggggtggggagggggggggtggaaggcgcACGGTGAGGATGCGTGGAGTGCTTGTAGTTTCCATTGTATCACTTTtaagtcttattgttattattatcattagtagtcgtagtagtagtagaagtacatTGTATTTGGACGTTCTAATGGTCTTATCGCCATTACTCACAATCACCCTCATTCTACGATTTAGTTAAGAGATTgaatttaacaaaaataatatccggTTTATGGTCAAGATTAACTCCTCTACCCCTTCGCCACTTACCAACAGGCGCgatgccacgggggggggggggggggcacaaaggtcacaaatcgtcattttGTAGTGATCGACAAGTCGAAGCGGCCCCACCACGGAAAAAGTACCCGGGCGGAAATACCAGAGTTACCCCTGGTCACGCAATATATTACGGTGCCCCGGTCGCGGGGAGATGTCTGGAGGCCGGAAATGGATTATTTTATTTGTGTTGGCTGATGTTACTCTTATGACTTATTGATTcttaattaaaatattttttatataaatttttactcgttttctttttactattcatAAGAATGAGCACATTCCGTCCCTTGGAAGGCAGTATCCTTCCTCTCGTGTTACTAATATATTAGTCTTAAAGCTACTCCGTCCTTTTTAAATTGTTTGGAGGGGTTTTTACAAGTATCTTTTAAGTAAAACTAActtaatgggagggaaggagataccgCCCTCTATTGAGAAAGGTGTCCTGACCTTTTTTGACCCCAGAGTCCCTTCGTTTTTGTATATTCGTTGCGGAGGGTGGTAATAAATATAGCCCAGGAAGCCAGGTCAAGGTCACTCGTGTATGAGACATTGGATGACTCAGACCACCTTTCTAACACAGTAGCAACAGAGAAAAAGTCGTGTGCCACTTGAGCTACCCTGGTTTCCGGGGCCTCTCGTCTCGCTCGGCACTGTTGTTCCTGAGTTCTTTTAAAGTAACGTAAAGAAATAACATCTGTCTTTACAGTTTGCAGCACTTTGTGCTTTGACTGCACCTTCAGTGCCTTGTATTTTACAGGTCGCACGAGGCGTAGATAGTCTGTAGTCGTAGGTAGCACCCCACCTCAGACCCGCAGCTCTCTTCTACACCAGGGTAGCCCTTACGGGCTTTTGACCCTTGGGTAGTGAGGCCCAGTAGTCTGGGGCGTCCTTTGGGCgcactttttctctccttgttttctcttcttatcttcatgTGACTTCCCTGAGCCTACCGGAGTTCCCTTGTGGGCTCCCGTATTCGCTTGGGGGGTGGGCATAGACTTACCGTCCTTCGCTTCGGCAAGTTCGGCGGTAGGGAAGTCTCCTCCACATAAATCGATTCCTCTGTGGTactggagaacgcaaccaggcttCCACTGGGGGGGTAGAGGACGTTTAACTACTACACTCTCTTAGCTATTGCTGTTAGATTGATTACCAATAGTTAAGGGGTTTTTTATTGGTCCGTTCAGGACAACGGGCAAGGGCCCAGGGGTCGGACTTGGTCCGATGCCCATGATGACTGATTCCCcggctaccccttcttctcctcgaggAGGGGCGAGCCATGACCATTCTAAGACCACGACTATGAATAATGGAACCCCTACAATTGACCAACGAGAACGACTTGCTATCCCTCCAGAGAATGCAAGGTATTTGGCTGTCAGATGCGTGAATGAAAATCAGTCCCTTCTGAACATTAACCCCTTCATCAAGAAGGTCCTTGATAGTCAAGTGGACGGCGACTTTGATTTTGTAAAGAAATTGCGAGATGGTAGCCTCCTTGTTAAAGTGCAATTTAAATCCCAGGTAAACTGTCGGAGATTCATGATTTCAGGGTAAAAGTAACTATTCTTGTTGGCCTAAATACCTGTAAGGGAGTATTCTTTCATAGGGATTTGAGAACgatagatgaaaatgaaattccTGAAAACATGAAGGACCAAGGCATAACGGACGTGAACTGCATGACCAAGAAAGATGAGAATGTGTGAACGAAAACCGGGTTGTGTTTTTTGACGTTTGCTTCAAGTAAAATTCCTTGGATACGAACGTGTCCAAGTAAGACCATACATTCAAAAACCTATGCGCAGTAATAGAAGCCAAAAATTTGGACACACCTCATTACGTTGCACTGACAAGGACACTGATAAATTTACTTGTGGTAAATGTGCCGGAGCTCATGACACCACTACATGTACAGGGAAACCCTTTCAATTGTGCCaactgtggaggtccccatcagtcaggctctgccgagtgcagcagcctgaagaaggagactgaaatattagcatacatgagagGTCATGATGTTAGTTACTGTGGAGACGAGAGGAAAGTTGAAGGCTTGACCAACAAGCCCAATACTTCCTACGCTTCAGTAGCAACTAACAACACTCCCAGTGCAAGCAGCATCAGTCAGGAGCTTGCGGCTAAGGACAAAGAAATTGCAGAACTCAAGGAAATGGTTAAGGAATTAATGAGTCAGATTGTTGAATTGAACAAAACTATTAAAGAAATTGTtgaatcaacccagcaaaagcagcaacgtaaggaggatgataccaaatcacaatctAGATCACACCTTCCCGTCCAGGTGACTCCTGTTAGGACTTCGTCTGGTTTTTGGTCTGCTCCTCGGAGCAGATCATCTTCAGCTGGGCATCTCCCTCGCAGAGAGGTGCAGGACATGGAGGCTATTGTCTCCAAATCTTCCCGCGAGAGGTCCCCgggaagctcgggagaggaggCGCCTCCCTCACAGAAAAAGGTTAAGAAAGGAGGACAAAGCACTTCTAAACCCCATAAAACATAATCTTCGCATTGAccattatacaatggaactgtcgaagtcttagaactAGAGTAAGTGACTTCAGATTATTAGCCTCGTCATATGCTCCTGATATTATCGTTCTACAAGAGACCCATTTAAACAACCTTAACTCTGATGATTTAGTTTCGTTGAGTACCTACCATCTATGTCGGAAGGATCGAGAGGGTACGGGTGGAGGCAGACATGTACATCCACCAAAACCTCCCTTTTACAAAAGTGACTATAGATCCTACTTTGGAGATAGTCGCATTGCAAAGTAAAATTCAATAGCacgtatctggctatatgttTAGTTTATTGTCCACCTGATAATGTAAGttatgatgagctctttgctcttctggatagtctgccacagaataaagtaattttaggtgactttaatgctcatcatacattatggggttccctgcgggtggatggtagaggtgagcaaCTAGTTAAGCTTGTTAATGATGCAGACCTAATCCTTCTGAACGAGGGTACTCCAACGCGAGTGGACGATAATACCGGTAACTTGAGCTTTATTGATctatctctggtctcttcaacagtagcagccaagtgcTTGTGGCACACCATTGACGACTCGTTGGGAAGTGACcactttactattttcattaaaaattcatgcgacacaaccagaacgccttcagcacCCAAATTTAACGTAAAATGAGCAGACTGGATCCCCTTCACACGGAGCGTCAAGCTCGAACTTGTTggagaaaccattgatgataaagtaaacaatattcaaaaatctattttagatgcagcaatgatatccattcctaagacttcaacagatagcgttaagcatagagttccatggtggacaccagaTTGCTGCAGGTTACTGTGTGAACGCAAtagggcctacaggcttttcaaaaaaaacatcacaaacgaGAACTTTTGCAACTATAAATTAGCACGAGCTAGAACAATCAGACAAGCCAAAAGAGACTCCTGGTGGAGCTTTGTCTCTACCATCAATAGCAACACCAACatatcacaggtttggtccactgtcaataaaatcaatagaaaaagaCATCTTTCAAAATTAAAAATATCATTCATGAGGGAAATAATTTATATTAACCTGGACATTGCTATTGCACTCGCAAGGCAGTTCTCTTATACAAGCAGCTCAGACAACTACcatcccgcattcctgaccatcaaggaagtggctgagctgcaacccatacactttgccacaggagatgattttgattataataaagatttaACTTGTCTAAGCTctagaagcctgtagaggaacgtccccaggccccgatgagattcggtatgagatgataaagcatcttaatcatgaagccagacttttccaaactcatggcacttcgcccatatcattcccataatgaaaggagggggaaatcccaaacatgccatctaccgcccaattgcgttgagaagttgcttatgcaaggtcatggaacgaattgttaactgcaggctattgcattttttaaactccaggaatttactagttgacgagcagtgcggtttccgaaaaggacgccaaactctcgatcagcAAGTAAAACTGGAGAGTAATATTCAAGAGGTATTTGCCAAAAGACATTTTTTGATTGCAGTATTTTTAGACATAGAAAAAGCCTACGACATGACATAGCGATAtggcctactcagaaaactttatgctttTGGATTACTTGGAAACTTGCCTTGtttcattcaaaatttcatttctgatagaacttttgctgtcaaattgttttctAAGAATGTCACTTTctcggacatttttgtccaggcaaacggggtcccacaaggaagtgtcttgtcacctacttTACTTTTGTGCATGATcaatgacatcttaccagctccccctcagaatcttaaatactcactaTACGCTAATGattgtgcagaatgcatgtgtgcgtagatgTCTTGGATTCCTGAAGTGTACAAGGATTGAGCGTCTTGAGatggagtcaggagtacctcccctccaaCTCAGATGCGGCGAGCTGGCGCTGACCTATGCCGCAAAGGTGGCTCGAGACCCGAGCCACCCTAATGGTAATGGTGTCATTAGGCCCTTTACCacaagactccacgacctcatcctaAAAatcggtatagatctctctaccatcgatacctTGTTTCATACAAATATAGTACCATGGGAGATGCCCAATTTTtccatcatggaagcttggcttccatcgaccaaggccatggcgccggatgtggaggtacgccagaggttcagagacCCTTGTTAAACATCTacctttatttcatatatatatatactgacggcTCTTAGATCGAACAAGTTGTGGGTGCGGGTGTATGGTCGACTAAAGCGAATTGAGATTCAGATTGCCGAATAATACATTGATTTTTGCTATTGACAAAGCtattgattttgcactatcgaTGACCCACAACAGAATAGTTATTTTTTCTGACTCAttaagttcacttaaagccattaaatcatTAGAAAGCACAAAAACTATCATACCACATTGAACTatatcattcgtaagctacatggtgccaacaaatcaatcaagtaatatgggtgccaggccactctggtatccatggcagTGAGCAGGCTGACAGATTAGCCGGGTCAACTGTCGATCTGGACCTAAGCATAGTCTGTACTGATTTCAAGTGTTTTGtgtcttataaaagcaaaaatacatCTGTGGCAACTTGAGTGGAccataaacaataaacacaaacagacaatagAAGGGTGGGACACAGCCCacaggaaaaacagaagagaggaggtggtgctgGCACGCTTGAGATTATATTCCACAAGAATAACACACCTCAttccatatatattaataaaaaatatccacCGCAATGCCCAAATTGCACATGCCGTCTAATAATAGCCCATATTTTAATAACTTGtcatcaatataacaataattttaaagaATTATTGCAGAATTAAAAATATACTGTTCACAACATCCAATCTTCTTTCAGATGACAAAAAATTAATAAGGAAAGTAATCACTTTTCTAAGagagacaaaactttatgaccttataTAGATTGAAAGAATGAATAGGATCCATTagcttaataaccttggccacatgccgctggttgatagccaagaaatccaacaaaagtaaaaaaaaaaaaaaggtcaaggcAGAGCATCTCCCAGCCGTGTGACCCGGCAGTTGGATGTAGGGAGATGTTTCTTTTATACTTTCTTGTGGTTTTGGTTGCAAGGGCGTTTTGCTGAAGGCGGTGAGACGGaatatctttgtcattttttattttcttaattaaggCGATGTGCTCCTTTTTATGGTTTAGCTTTTAAGTGTTATTTTACTggttttcttgctttatttaaTGTTCGCTTGTCGTTTCTTTAAGTGAGCTTTTATCGGTTTGTTCTGTGGTAATCTGTAATAAATGTAACTTCAAATTTAATGTTTAAGGTATCCCTCTATGTGCTCCCTCAAGTATACTTTAAGTTATATCTAAAACCTAAAGATTTCAGttcatttaaaataataatttaaatgaagataaatgagatgataataagatgagATTTGAGATGAAGGCAGGCGTTATTCTCCATGGTATGTCAATTCCCATGATGGTAGAATAAATGAGCTATGGGGATGAGATGTAGAAGATTAAAAACCTTGCAAGGTAAAGGATGTTGAGTGTCTGATTTCTTCTAGAATNNNNNNNNNNNNNNNNNNNNNNNNNNNNNNNNNNNNNNNNNNNNNNNNNNNNNNNNNNNNNNNNNNNNNNNNNNNNNNNNNNNNNNNNNNNNNNNNNNNNNNNNNNNNNNNNNNNNNNNNNNNNNNNNNNNNNNNNNNNNNNNNNNNNNNNNNNNNNNNNNNNNNNNNNNNNNNNNNNNNNNNNNNNNNNNNNNNNNNNNNNNNNNNNNNNNNNNNNNNNNNNNNNNNNNNNNNNNNNNNNNNNNNNNNNNNNNNNNNNNNNNNNNNNNNNNNNNNNNNNNNNNNNNNNNNNNNNNNNNNNNNNNNNNNNNNNNNNNNNNNNNNNNNNNNNNNNNNNNNNNNNNNNNNNNNNNNNNNNNNNNNNNNNNNNNNNNNNNNNNNNNNNNNNNNNNNNNNNNNNNNNNNNNNNNNNNNNNNNNNNNNNNNNNNNNNNNNNNNNNNNNNNNNNNNNNNNNNNNNNNNNNNNNNNNNNNNNNNNNNNNNNNNNNNNNNNNNNNNNNTTTTTTGATATTATAGGGTTTAATATCAACAGTATTCCAGAACATTTTGAAGAATTCACCAACTTAAACTTAGCTCCACTGCACCAttcatttgattatatatgtttgtgtgaaacAAAACTTTCGATGACATTCAAGATCTCTACAGTCTACCCGAATATAATAACCTTTATGAATAGATCGCGCTGAACTGGAGGAATTGCAATATATGTAGCCAGAAAACACCATGCCTTCCTAAGAAATGACTTGTGTCAAAGAGAGTTACCTCGAGGCCCTTTTCATAGAAATAAATCAGGCGGAGCGAAACAGCATTATGGGAATGGTTTATAGGCGCCCCAAAACTGACATAAACTTATTTTTTGATAAACAGCCGTATCTTAGATATGTTAACCAAAGAGAATAAAACAGTACACTTTGCAGACTTCAATATTAACTTACTGAATCGTAATGACCCTTCCGTTTGGGAATTGACAAATACTTTCCAAGAAAACTTTTTCTACAATGTCATTTTTAAACCAAATCGTGTGACTAATAAATTTGCCTCACTCATCGACCACATATGGACCAACGACATTGTTAATTGCTTTAAAAGTGCAATAGTCTTTTCTGAAACCTCAGATTATTTCCCAGTGCTAACCTCATTCAGATATCAAAAATCACGAAATTGTGACAAAAAAGAAATCTATTACCGCGATTTTTCAAGTGACAATATCTCATTATTTTCTAATAATCTACTAAGCTGCTCTTGGGAAAATATAAAGGCATGCAACAACCCTAATGAAAGTATGGAGACCTTCCTTAGTTCATTGTCAAATTTATTTACCGAACACTTCCCGATGAAGAGTAAGATTATAAAATACAAAGCGTTAAATAAACCATATATTACAGCCGATATTAAAGCATTAATTTCGGAAAAGAACAAATCACAACGTAAATTCGCTAAACATCCTCTACAGTACGGAGCAAAATACAGACAGTTACGAAACCGAATGACAACACTCATTCGTAACTCTAAGTTATCCTACTTTAAGGATCAGCTTGAAAGCAATGCTGGGAACTCCCGAAAATCCTGGAAAACCATTTATGCAGTCTTACATAAAGTGAAACAGGAAAATACTGAAACGAATTTCATTATTGACGGGCAAATAACAGATTGCCACCAGAACATTGCAAATAATTTTAACACTTATTTTGCAAACATAGGAAAGAAACTTTCTAAAGTTTCTAAAGTTCCTATGAAGGAAGgttctttttcaacttttttaaGTAATCGTCAGAGTAGCAATGAATTATCTGTTTCCGAAATTACCTCTCCAGAAATCATGCTGGTTGTAAATAAGCTTAAAAACGGTTCAGCAGGACCAGATGAGATTCCgacaaaaataattaagaaaataatccaCATCATTGCACCTGTTCTTATGCATATCTATAACATCAATTTCCACAGGCATATTCCCAAATTCTCTCAAGTCAGCCAAGGTTATTCCCATTTTTAAAAGTGGGGATAAATCACAAATTAAGAATTAtcgtcccatttctctcctctcgtaATTTAGTAAAGTGATTGAGAAACTCATTATCAGTAGATTAGATGAATGTATCACCAATAGGGAAATATTGTCTAATTCACACTTTGGTTTTCCCAAGGGCAAATCCACAGAATCAGCACACTTAAATTTCACGAATCATGTACTCTCTAAGTTTGACTCCAGAGAATTTACTTTAGACATATTCCTGGATTTTTGTAAAGCATTTGATACTGTTAATCATGAGATTTTATTGTATAAGCTGAATCACTATGGTATCAGAGGAAGGGAACTCGACTGGTTCAAGTCTTATCTGTCAAACAGATCACAGTTCGTTTATTTTAACAATGTTAATTCTTAGCAAGCTAACGTCATGTATGATGTGTCACAAGGATCTGTTTTAGGCCCATATCTATTTTTACTCTTCATAAATGATATTGTAAACTGTAGTACAATCTTTAACTTTACTCTGTTTGCTGATGACAGTAATTTATACATAAGTGGCAAAGATATTAACTCCCTGTTGCTTACGGGAAACCTTTAATTGAAACAGGTAGAAAAATGGCTTCATCTTAATAAACTAACCCTAAACTTTGAAAAAAAGTCATTACGTTTTTATTTCCATAgaaattccatttttattttatttccatagAAATAAGAGACATCCTGAAAACTTGTTACGATTGCATATTTCTACAACAGAACTCAAACAGCAATATGTTACGAATTTTTTGGGCAtttcaataaataataaactCAGTTGGAGTCATCACATTCATACAGTAAACAGTAAAGTAAGAAAACAATGCGGCATATTGAACTTGGTGAAACGGCCCCTCACACCTAGAGCTCTGAAAGCCTTGTACTATGCTTTCGTCTACCAGCTCTTACTGCCATGCTGTGTGGGGCGGATGCTCAGAAAAAATGTCAAAGCCTCTGCTTATATCGCAGAAGAAAGTTATTAGAGTTATATCAAATCTTAATAAATACGATCATACAAATGAGTCTGTCAAACACCATAACATTTTGAAATTGCccgatctaaatatatatttcattgctatgtttgtatataaatcacTTAATAATATTAGCAGAAACAGCAGAAGCTTTAACCATGTTTCAAACGACCGATATCCATTAAGAAACGCTGGGCTCCTACAGCTTCCCCATTTCAACCTGCACAATCTCAAACGTCTATTTTGTATAAAGGACTAAAGATTTGGAACGATATCCCTGTGCAAATAAGAGAGGCCTCTTCTCTAAATATCTATTATCTAAGTATTAAAACTATCTTATTATTTATGAAAGCTTGAATTAGGTTTGGCTGTTATCAACTATTATATATTATGCCTCTTGTTCCCATTGTCATAGCTCTTTCTTAGAATAACGTCTGTAagtgtataaatgtttattcatGTTGTGTGCTCAATATGTGTACGCTAGTTcatagtttatgtatatttgtataggcAAAGGTTGAAAGACTTTTCTTATGAAAACATATTTATTCCAAATGTATATGTAATTCATAATTCCAACCCATGTTATCCAGGGGCCTTTCAGGAGAGCTTCAGCTCTCAAAAGGCTTAGCCATTCTTtgttaattattgtaatgattatgaattGTATCTGTAAAATTGGCTAGATAAACATACTGAATCTGAAGCtgaatctctatctgtctctcaacttctctctctctctctctctctctctctctctctctctctctctctctctactctcttctctctctctctctctctctctctctctctctctctctctctctctctctctctctctctctctctctcactctcactctcactctctctctctctctctctctctctctctctctctctctctctctctctctctcaatatatatatatatataatatatatatatatatataatatatatatatatatatatatatatatatataaatatataatacatatatatatatatatatatatatatatatatatatatatatatataatatacatatatatatatatacatatatatatatatatatatatatatatatatatatatatatataatgtatatatatatatatatatatatatatatatatatatatatgtatatatataatgtatatatatatatacatatacatacatatatatatatgtatatatatatatatataaatatatatataaaaaaaaaatatatatatatatatatatatatatatacatatatatatatatatatatatatatatatacattatatatatatatatatatatatatatatatatatatatacatatatatttaattttatatacatacatatatatatatatatatatatatatatatatatatatatatatatatataaatatatatatatatatatgtatatatatatatgtatatatatatatatatatatatatatatatatatatatatatatatatatatataagagtatatatgtatgtatatatatatatatatatatatatatgtatgatgtatatatatagattatatatatctacatttatatatatacaaatatatatatatatatatatatatatatatatatatatatatatatatacacatatatatatatatacatatatatatgtatatatatatatatatatatatatatatatatatatatacatatatatatgtataaatatatatatatatacatgtatatatatatatatatatatatatatatatatacatacatacatacatacatacatacatacatacatacatacatacatacatacatacatacatacatacatacatacatacacacacacacacacacacacacacacacacacacacacacacacacagacacacacacacacacacacacacacacacacacacacatatatatatgtatatatatatatatatatatatatatatatatatatatatatatatatatatatgcatatacatgcataaatatatatgtatatatatagatatatgtgtatatatacacacatatatatatacatatatatatatacacatatatacatattcataaatatatatatatatatatatatatatatatatatatacatatatatatatatatatatacatacacacacacacacacacacacacacacacacacacacacacacacacacacacacacacacacacacacacatatatatatatatatatatatatatatatatatatatatatacacacacacatatgcatgta includes:
- the LOC138864134 gene encoding uncharacterized protein; the protein is MLTKENKTVHFADFNINLLNRNDPSVWELTNTFQENFFYNVIFKPNRVTNKFASLIDHIWTNDIVNCFKSAIVFSETSDYFPVLTSFRYQKSRNCDKKEIYYRDFSSDNISLFSNNLLSCSWENIKACNNPNESMETFLSSLSNLFTEHFPMKSKIIKYKALNKPYITADIKALISEKNKSQRKFAKHPLQYGAKYRQLRNRMTTLIRNSKLSYFKDQLESNAGNSRKSWKTIYAVLHKVKQENTETNFIIDGQITDCHQNIANNFNTYFANIGKKLSKVSKVPMKEGSFSTFLSNRQSSNELSVSEITSPEIMLVVNKLKNGSAGPDEIPTKIIKKIIHIIAPVLMHIYNINFHRHIPKFSQGKSTESAHLNFTNHVLSKFDSREFTLDIFLDFCKAFDTVNHEILLYKLNHYGIRGRELDWFKSYLSNRSQNKRHPENLLRLHISTTELKQQYVTNFLGISINNKLSWSHHIHTVNSKVRKQCGILNLVKRPLTPRALKALYYAFVYQLLLPCCVGRMLRKNVKASAYIAEESY